The DNA segment tacttAATTGTACTCGCTTTCCTTTCGTTACAGCATTCTTCGGCTACAAGCTGTACCTGTCGCTCACGGAGAAGGAACGCAAGCGCGAAGAGAAGCTAAAGGCGAAGCAGgagaagagcaaaaagaagaaatgatTCCCTGCCGGGAGGGGCAGTGGCACCACCGCTGGCGGCGGCACCGGTGATCACTCATCGCATCGAACTCACCagagacagcagcagcagccgtcgttgtcgtcgtcgtcgccgccagcacagcacaaacattccagaggaaaaaaacttggcaaggcctagCGAATCCATACCACGTAATAATTACACGACAACACAGATAGGATGGaagagagcgatagagagagagagagagatgaggTATATTTATGGGATATATCAGAAACCCCGTTAATCACCAATTTTTGCAGAACAGATAAGTGTATATTTACCCTCCCCAACAATTGAATAGCTATTAAAGAGACTCTCGACTGTTACAATTTTCCGGGCACTGCTCTTAGCATCAGTAACTTGATTCGTTTCCATTTCCCTCCCCCCGCGACGCAACAGTATAAGGGTAGCAGCTATATAGTGTGTTCACAGTTTCCGATTATACAAACCGGTAGAGGAACGTATTACCTTCTTCAGCTTCATTTACAGAGGACGTAGCACAGATTGCAAGACTTTTCTTATCTAGAGCGaccgtacgtgtgtgtgtatgtctttTTTACGATCAGTTGAAAACAATAGTCGAGGATAATCCAGTTTTGTTCGCAATAGCTATTACGCAAGGGACAGAAAGGCGATACTTCAATTAGCAGGAAGGTGAAACAGACGATAACAGCCACATCcagacacacaacacacacacggtacacGCAAAGAAGTTTATTTTCTCGTTTATGTGCAAgataatatattttatagaAGAAGTTGATGATGGACAAAGGCGAACAGAGGGAGCCGGACAACTACGTTTATATTGAAAAGAatataaataatgtttcaaATCAATTCAATCTTATCATTTAGAGCTTACTTACCATTTCTCTAACCGCTGAGGTTGATGGTGAAAGAAATTCATGcaacaatttgtttttgtatgataAACAACGCTATCATTTATTTACATACATCTATCGAAACATCTTTCCTTAACCTTTCTttcactacaaaaaaaacattttgtttccttaatttttttcatttaactatTCGTAATAGCATTAAGGCACATTCTAACACAATTCTATTAAGACACATAGTACCACCGCAAAgactttgcaaaagcaaacagTCACACGCACGTCCATTAAAGGGTTTTTCAGGGGTTCCCATAGTTacgggacacttccttgattctttcttattggaagtgaacttcatacggtggaaattggactctatggcaacCTTGTTAgacaggctccttggaaattcctattggatttgttcaATGGGATTCTAATTCCTATtacattgagttcatttgacttaagaaagagtcaatgaAGTGTCCCACTACTATGataactcctggaaaaccctgtatcatcatcatcaccgcgTAAAAACCGCGCCAAACCTTATTTCATCTCCCGATTTCagtttaaaatatgttaatatttaaatcaaattattaatttacaaTACAAATTTTCTGCACAGCTTAgctaaaaacataacaaaaaagtaTGTACGTTCTTGGAACACGTACTTgcctttcttctttctttttttttgtaaaaaaaactataatgTATATAAAACAGACAATTAAGAAcagagtgttgtgtgtgtacatgtacCCTAAAAAAGCATATTATTAACAATCATCCGATGGCGTACGACGCGTGGTACATGATTGCGTACATTTAAGTCTAAaacgttttaaaataacaCTAACGCCTTAACCTAATGCTGCTTTGTACTAATGTAGTGTttatggattttgtttgtgtatataTTTACTTTCCCCACGCAAAAAACGGAGCATTCAATATCGCATTCTTGTAGCTGAATACCGatgcagaaacaaaaaacaacaatgacAAAAAAGTCAATCACTTTACTGTTCATTGCACTTTACCGTGGCCACAGGtgtattttctctctctctctctctttcgacatttctctctttttctctcgaTTCCATTCTCACACAGCTGTGCTAAATGCTTTGAGTATACGAACCAGTCGTAAGATCTTTCTTCCATTTTACCTCTCCACAGCCACGCCGTTGTTACTGAATCATCGCGCCCTTGTGAAGCAACCATGTATACAGAACAAAACCCTGAGAGTGGTGTCTGTCGGAAGCGCGGAGGCGGTGAGTGTGAAAGGCAGGGGAATAAGGACATGCTTGTTTGTCCTTCCTTCAAATAACTCCCCCTGCACATCCCAACATTGCATCCCTATCCTTCCGGTTCTGCCCATCATCCTATCCCAAATCACATTGTGCCAATATCATTCTCCTTCGACGGATAAGTTCCTGTTGTTTTTTACTTGCTCCAGATGTTATTTGACGGGCAAAAAGGCGAATACACCTTACAACacaccatacacacatacacgcacacacacacaagcacactaTCACTAGCGCTGCCGTACCTAAACCCGACTCCGTAACCGAAAACATCGTTTGTGTGATAAAAAAAGTACAGCAAAAGCATAAAGTATAAAACTATTGTACgtaacaacaacataaaaaagtgaggTACCACAACCCCTCAATCGCACCCCCATCGTGTCACCCTTTGATGCAACTAAAAATGCCCCTTCCCAACCGCATTCAGTTCGCATCGTCGTCGATCGAGCAGTCTGGGCCACCGGCCGCCGTAACACTGTGGACCGCTTTCATCAGTATATTTCCGTTCGATTTTAGCTCCAGCTGGAACAGTGTCTCGTCCTTCACGTTGTTCAGCACATCCTCGGTCAGCAGCACCTGGATGCCGTTCGGGCCATTaatcagcagctgcagcttggCAATGCCGCACGAGGACGAGATCGGCGGGGACGAAGGGGACGGCACGGACAGTGATATGGCACCGGGGGTGGAAAATTTACCACCaagaccaccaccaccattgccGCCAGCTCCACCACTGCTGGAAGCGGCAACGACGCCACCGGCGTTAAGCGACGAACGGCCCGCCGCCCCGAAAGTGCTCCCACCATTCCAGAGCCCCCCGTCGGACGATTTGGGCGTGTTGAGTGCGTTGATCGCCTCTAGGAAGCCGGGAATTTTCGACAGATTCTGCACCAGCTCCGGGATCGTGTTGGAGTGCAGATAGATCGCGTGGTAGATGTTTGCTTCGAAACTCACGTAGATCGTCAGGCGTGGCGTGATGGCTCTGCGTTACAAGAAGGTAAGTATTTAGTATCTAGCAATAGCCGTACGGTTGTTCTTGCAACACTCACTTTGAATGGAGAATGTTGAACATTCGAATCCCATCCGCAAGGCCACAGATTTTGCAAAGATCTTCCTTGGACATTCTGCAAAACGAAGAAAAGTTCGTTATTTTGAATTCGTCTCTCTcttttcgaacaaaaaaaaacacgcctcACGATCGCCTTCGATCGCGACCCCTCACCTTAATAGATCCGAGCCGGAAAATTGGGCGAACGTTTTCGTGTACGCGGACAGCCGGTGCACGGCCAGCCACTGCGCCAGCGAGCCCGGGCTCGTTTCCTTCGTAATGGTCGGCACGTAATCGTCCAGCTCGCTCGGTTGCTGGGGCGACAGTACACCGCCAATCGGCTGCTCGCCACCGAGCGGGGACGCTTTGCACAGCCCGTTCGTGGAGCTCACGTTGCTGATGCCGATCGGATGGTTGGCCTGTACGCCGgcaacggcggcggcggccgccgctaCAACCATCGCCGCCGTCGCTGCGGTCGTCGTCGGGGTCGGTTTCACCCCCGGGCTAAGCCCGTTCGGGGcaacaccgccaccgcccAGCACGCTCGACATGATGTTTTCGAACTTGTTCAGCTGCCCAGGTGAGGTGGGTCCACCGGTCAGCAGCGGTGACACGTTACGTTTAATGCtacaaaaggaaggaaagaagaaacTCGTTAGCAATGCACACGCAAAAGGTTAGGCTCGCTTACTGCGGGAAGCAACACTTACTGTTCGGGGCTAAAGCTGCCACCGAGCGGCTGGATGACGGAGTCGGTCGTAATGTCGGTCAGTATCGTGCAGTCGCAGCTGCGCTGGTACTTCTCCTGCTCCGCCACCGGACGCTTGAGTATTTTCTCCCGATCCTGTTTGTGCTTCCGGTCGGCTCCCTTCAATTTAAACACCTGTGGACCGGCGGTCCGGGAAAGCAAAACGATCGGCAATCAGTAACACGTTCTCGGTCGCTTTCCCTACCCACACCAAACACCCTTACCTTTATCTGGCAAGCAGCCGCATGGAGCGGTCGTATGCCGTCCTTATCGTCCACTGCGCCGACCGCCGTCGCATTagcaccgccgccgccgccaccaccattgTGCAGCCCACCGTTGGTGTCGATGTACGTTTCTACCTGAATCCGGAACGGTACACCCTTCTCGCCGCCATGCTTTTTGGGCGTAAATTCGGTGGAAATGCAGTTCACCTTCACGTACACACCGACCTCCTTCATCGGGTCCCAGAACACCTCGATCGTGTTGAGCAGGTTGCTGCTGGTCGGCTGCACCTGCATCAACCCGTACGACAGCGGGATGTCCACGTCCAGGATGCGCTCGCCGGGCCGGGACGCCTGCCAGAGCTGCATCTGCTCCCGCTCCATGTACTGCAGCCGGCGCTCGTGGAAGCATATCTTGATAATACTCTTCAGAATCTTCCCCCGGAACGGGGACAGATCGCCAAGCTTCTTCAGCTTGATCTCGTAGCTCTGGCCCTGGTTAAGGTAGGTGAGAGATTCTTCATTGTTCTTCGTCGCGATCGAGGTTGCGGCCGCCAGCACGTACTGGaacctgtttttttatttaaagcaAGAAGACACGGGGTGTTAGAATGCTGCTGTCGCTATTGTGTGTCAAGGTGTGTTTGTTGGAGTGGCCCTTACCGATTATGATCGTCATGTGTTTTGTCACCACGTGCCGCTGTCAGCGTGCCATCCTGCTGCATCTGCAAAATGCCTGTGAAATGTAAAagcagaaacaaacacacattaaaaTCCACCCGTTGCTTCTACACGGCCTCGAAGGCCCTAATGCGTAATGTACACAGGCCCTCGTGAAGCCACATAATATGCCCGAccgggagagggggggggggcggggagAACTATTCATAGGTAAAGGCTAACGCCTGACAAAAGCCGACTTCAATCACGCACAGCAAATGAAGGTGAGGCGAGAAAAACCGGCTCACCGATCCCGCTTGAACGATAATTTGCATCTGCTCGATAACAGGCCACCGGAATTCATGAGTTTGGATATGGATTTGGAAATATCTCCAAACCCCCCGCAAATCTACGTCAATATGGGGCGCCGTTCAATTACCTCCACTTGGATCAGTGTCCAGCCGGTTGCTCTGCAGAAAGCTCTGCAGATTGCTCAGCCCGGCACCGATCGCTCCTACCGCTTGCTGATGAGTCGCATTGTTCATCAAACCGGGACCGTTCATCGAGTTTTGaccctgctgttgctggtgatattgttgttgggcaacctgttgttgttgctgctgttggtgagaGTTGGGAACATTTCCACTCAGCGATGGTTGCAAACCGGACGGGGTGGTGTGTTGGGATGGTTGCGAATGATCCTGTGAGCTgcctgccgccgctgctgctgctgctgctgcagctgcctGCTGGTGCAaactttgctgctgttgttgatggagttgatgttgttgttgctgttgttgttgttgttgggagtgttgctgatgctgagAATGctagaaaagcaaaaaaaaactaagaatATTGCTCCAAATCAGACCAGCACCGAATGATCCTTTGAGAAAACTTACCTTCTGAGGAGGAGATGGAAGTTCTTGCTTGAACACAGGGAAATTCAACAGCGAATCACTGCAAAGATGAAGAGAAAGACACATTAGATACTAACACACTTAACACCAAAACAAGCCATGATTTTGAAGCCCTACCTAATGTATCCGTTGCTGGAGAGCTCATTGCTGAGGTCCAAATCAAGATCATCGGCCCAACGCATGCTTCCTGTagcagacaaacaaaaaagaaaagaaaaacaaacaagcgaaACGATTAGTATAATTAAGTTAtccattttcattaaaaaaaaaaccgaaccaGTACATTGATAATAGTAGTGTTGGATGTATCTGATTCGAATTCTCCAATTCATGAACCTTTCAAATGATTCTATGCGTAAGAAGGAATCTTCGAAAagattcaatgaatctgaaactcgaatgaaaaaaatcaataatctCGAAAGATTTGTGAACCATGAACAAATCATTTatctcaaaagattcatacaccttgagctttttcttcttattaaCCTTCTTCTTGACTTTCTAAGCGATTCTACATTGCGAAACGTTCACGCATCCGGATAAGTAGACCTTAGTACGCAGGGACAGTCAATGCCAGGCTTGAATCTACAAAGATTCATGGATCTTCCGAGATTCAATCTATGGAGTTGAATGAATCTTcagaaattcaattttcagAGATTCATGTAACTtcagagattcatgaatccatacGGATTCATGAATGTTTGGAGATTCGTCGAAAAATTCATGAAACACAACATTAATTACTACCATCACCATTGATGCCCTCTTCACGTTGCAAAGTGTAACGCTCCCTAGTACGGTGTCACGGAAGTATTGGGAAAGGAATTATCACCTAGTTCATTGTTGTTGGCTGTGCCGTTGTTGCTGGCGTTGTTGGTGTGCGCATTTGGGCCGAGACTATTACTATTGCCGATTTCGTTGccattgctgttgctgttgttgaagCACTTTAACCGCTTCCGGACATAATCTTTGTCCATCGTGTCGCCACCGAACCCGTACGTTTCACACATTTCCGTAACCCAGGACGACTCCGTAGCGAGAGAGGATGCAACGGGGGGAGGGTGTTTCAACGTTCTACTCCTGGCAGGTGGGACCGAAATGGTCTCCTCCAGAAGTAACTCACACCCTCTTACGAGAGTTTTCACTCTATGCTTTCGCAAGATCGTGGTGGTAAGGaggctctcacacacacactcatctgGGGCGCGCGTTTCTACCGCGATGATAGGTGAAGCTGATAATGACGTCGATGGAGACGCACtggccacaaacacacacacacacagacacagagggTGTAAGGGAACACAACTCACCGCTCAGCAACAGACAGTGTTGTGGAGCGGTTCGCTTTCGTCAACCACTCAATCCACGGCACGGCACACTAGATAGGGACTGAGGCTCGTTTAGGCCTAAAGGGGCTCTCCCGCTGTTAATCCACCACTACATTCACCACAGTCTATCATCTACGCGTGCATGCCGTATCACCCACTTTCGCCGTCcgccatcaacatcatcatcatcattattat comes from the Anopheles coluzzii chromosome 2, AcolN3, whole genome shotgun sequence genome and includes:
- the LOC120951597 gene encoding uncharacterized protein LOC120951597 isoform X1, which translates into the protein MATVISLLANHCNSPFEQHHQQQQPLLQCPVYEPGPVTLQQRYSGTGGGGGRNRSEPAATYQQQQLDALDFHLFSRTLEQEFEQMEYSGSPGPYQQYQQHDQQQQQQQQQQASARRQGQQDFEQISPGYNLDSEDTYSGSPNNFQDYQNNFVDSPPDSKEPWPIDYNKMHTVIASSSGANDTTNASPTVTSVAVATVAGPTIAAVTSLHHQQQQQQQQPQQDNGGIFLNNAILPSRKRRVEWMSPQEEDTDGTETKIANIDKERDARRKGSMRWADDLDLDLSNELSSNGYISDSLLNFPVFKQELPSPPQKHSQHQQHSQQQQQQQQQHQLHQQQQQSLHQQAAAAAAAAAAAGSSQDHSQPSQHTTPSGLQPSLSGNVPNSHQQQQQQQVAQQQYHQQQQGQNSMNGPGLMNNATHQQAVGAIGAGLSNLQSFLQSNRLDTDPSGGILQMQQDGTLTAARGDKTHDDHNRFQYVLAAATSIATKNNEESLTYLNQGQSYEIKLKKLGDLSPFRGKILKSIIKICFHERRLQYMEREQMQLWQASRPGERILDVDIPLSYGLMQVQPTSSNLLNTIEVFWDPMKEVGVYVKVNCISTEFTPKKHGGEKGVPFRIQVETYIDTNGGLHNGGGGGGGANATAVGAVDDKDGIRPLHAAACQIKVFKLKGADRKHKQDREKILKRPVAEQEKYQRSCDCTILTDITTDSVIQPLGGSFSPEHIKRNVSPLLTGGPTSPGQLNKFENIMSSVLGGGGVAPNGLSPGVKPTPTTTAATAAMVVAAAAAAVAGVQANHPIGISNVSSTNGLCKASPLGGEQPIGGVLSPQQPSELDDYVPTITKETSPGSLAQWLAVHRLSAYTKTFAQFSGSDLLRMSKEDLCKICGLADGIRMFNILHSKAITPRLTIYVSFEANIYHAIYLHSNTIPELVQNLSKIPGFLEAINALNTPKSSDGGLWNGGSTFGAAGRSSLNAGGVVAASSSGGAGGNGGGGLGGKFSTPGAISLSVPSPSSPPISSSCGIAKLQLLINGPNGIQVLLTEDVLNNVKDETLFQLELKSNGNILMKAVHSVTAAGGPDCSIDDDAN
- the LOC120951602 gene encoding uncharacterized protein LOC120951602 isoform X4, whose product is MVELSSSNDPFQHGFPNAVFIIPAIVVIGLGAFFGYKLYLSLTEKERKREEKLKAKQEKSKKKK
- the LOC120951597 gene encoding uncharacterized protein LOC120951597 isoform X2, with translation MCETYGFGGDTMDKDYVRKRLKCFNNSNSNGNEIGNSNSLGPNAHTNNASNNGTANNNELGSMRWADDLDLDLSNELSSNGYISDSLLNFPVFKQELPSPPQKHSQHQQHSQQQQQQQQQHQLHQQQQQSLHQQAAAAAAAAAAAGSSQDHSQPSQHTTPSGLQPSLSGNVPNSHQQQQQQQVAQQQYHQQQQGQNSMNGPGLMNNATHQQAVGAIGAGLSNLQSFLQSNRLDTDPSGGILQMQQDGTLTAARGDKTHDDHNRFQYVLAAATSIATKNNEESLTYLNQGQSYEIKLKKLGDLSPFRGKILKSIIKICFHERRLQYMEREQMQLWQASRPGERILDVDIPLSYGLMQVQPTSSNLLNTIEVFWDPMKEVGVYVKVNCISTEFTPKKHGGEKGVPFRIQVETYIDTNGGLHNGGGGGGGANATAVGAVDDKDGIRPLHAAACQIKVFKLKGADRKHKQDREKILKRPVAEQEKYQRSCDCTILTDITTDSVIQPLGGSFSPEHIKRNVSPLLTGGPTSPGQLNKFENIMSSVLGGGGVAPNGLSPGVKPTPTTTAATAAMVVAAAAAAVAGVQANHPIGISNVSSTNGLCKASPLGGEQPIGGVLSPQQPSELDDYVPTITKETSPGSLAQWLAVHRLSAYTKTFAQFSGSDLLRMSKEDLCKICGLADGIRMFNILHSKAITPRLTIYVSFEANIYHAIYLHSNTIPELVQNLSKIPGFLEAINALNTPKSSDGGLWNGGSTFGAAGRSSLNAGGVVAASSSGGAGGNGGGGLGGKFSTPGAISLSVPSPSSPPISSSCGIAKLQLLINGPNGIQVLLTEDVLNNVKDETLFQLELKSNGNILMKAVHSVTAAGGPDCSIDDDAN